A part of Thermus oshimai DSM 12092 genomic DNA contains:
- the dnaB gene encoding replicative DNA helicase has product MEGRIPPHNLEAEQSVLGAIMLDHSVLDDIEGLLPSPEAFYAEAHRKIYAAIQTLRAQGQPVDLVTLQEELRRRGELEGVGGLSYLLELSEATPTAAYAEHYARIVAEKWALRRLIQAAGEAMRLAYEEAGGLDEILDQAGKRILEVALAQKEAEARPMRELVHDTFEHIEALYQSKGQVAGVRTGFKELDELIGALAPGSLNIIAARPAMGKTAFALTIAQHVALKEGVGVGIYSLEMPAAQLTLRMMCSEARIDMNRVRLGQLTDRDFTRLVDVAGRLSEAPIYIDDTSDLTLMELRARARRLKHQYGVGLIVIDYLQLMSGPGGGKNGENRQQEIAAISRGLKALARELNLPVLALSQLSRAVENRPNKRPMLSDLRESGSIEQDADLVMFIYRDEYYNPHSEKAGIAEIIVGKQRNGPTGTVELQFHAQHVRFNDLAKE; this is encoded by the coding sequence ATGGAAGGCCGGATTCCCCCCCATAACCTCGAGGCCGAGCAGAGCGTCCTCGGGGCCATTATGCTGGACCACAGCGTTTTGGACGATATAGAGGGCCTCCTCCCTTCCCCCGAGGCCTTCTACGCGGAGGCCCACCGGAAGATCTACGCCGCCATCCAGACCCTGAGGGCCCAGGGCCAGCCCGTGGACCTGGTCACCCTGCAGGAGGAGCTCCGCCGGAGGGGGGAGCTTGAAGGGGTGGGGGGGCTTTCCTACCTCCTGGAGCTCTCCGAGGCTACCCCCACCGCGGCCTACGCGGAGCACTACGCCCGCATCGTGGCGGAGAAGTGGGCCCTAAGGCGCCTCATCCAGGCCGCGGGGGAGGCCATGCGCCTGGCCTACGAGGAGGCGGGGGGCCTGGACGAGATCCTGGACCAGGCGGGGAAGAGGATCCTCGAGGTGGCCCTCGCCCAAAAGGAGGCGGAGGCCCGCCCCATGCGCGAGCTGGTCCACGACACCTTTGAGCACATCGAGGCCCTCTACCAGAGCAAGGGCCAGGTGGCGGGGGTGCGCACGGGCTTCAAGGAGCTGGACGAGCTCATCGGGGCCCTGGCCCCGGGCTCCTTAAACATCATCGCCGCCCGCCCGGCCATGGGCAAGACGGCCTTCGCCCTCACCATCGCCCAGCACGTGGCCTTGAAGGAGGGGGTGGGGGTGGGGATCTACTCCCTGGAGATGCCCGCGGCCCAGCTCACCTTACGCATGATGTGCTCCGAGGCCCGCATAGACATGAACCGGGTGCGCTTGGGCCAGCTCACGGACCGGGACTTCACCCGGCTGGTGGACGTGGCGGGCCGCCTTTCCGAGGCCCCCATCTACATTGACGACACCTCGGACCTCACCCTCATGGAGCTCCGCGCCCGGGCCCGCCGCCTAAAGCACCAGTACGGGGTGGGGCTCATCGTCATCGACTACCTCCAGCTCATGTCCGGCCCCGGGGGGGGCAAGAACGGGGAAAACCGCCAGCAGGAGATTGCCGCCATCTCCCGGGGGCTCAAGGCCTTAGCCCGGGAGCTGAACCTGCCCGTCCTGGCCCTAAGCCAGCTTTCCCGGGCGGTGGAGAACCGCCCCAACAAGCGCCCCATGCTCTCTGACCTAAGGGAGTCGGGCTCCATTGAGCAGGACGCGGACCTGGTGATGTTCATCTACCGGGACGAGTACTATAACCCCCACTCGGAGAAGGCGGGCATCGCGGAGATCATCGTGGGCAAGCAAAGGAACGGCCCCACGGGCACGGTGGAGCTCCAGTTCCACGCCCAGCACGTGCGCTTCAACGACCTGGCCAAGGAATAA